The Spiroplasma citri genome has a segment encoding these proteins:
- a CDS encoding PD-(D/E)XK nuclease family protein, with protein MQFISNNIKLKYNVNFEKDNHSYFIDNIIFPSITAIISYFNNTEIQYDKLMKNNELFKKATERGKIIHEFISRILYDAIFQTENRKDYKTIIKNSKKISTIKESLKIIELFYNFFNRIKNDFIKSIIMFEIPLSDGKVCGTPDLIYYENNKAIVVDFKTWKYFNAEKINKAKIQITAYNYLLEKNNIFTSNIGEIWIINENGVNINRFNITNQLKLEWQEIMHTFLKNNSNKEKRNYEN; from the coding sequence ATGCAATTTATTAGTAATAATATTAAATTAAAATATAATGTAAATTTTGAAAAAGATAACCATTCTTATTTTATAGATAATATTATTTTCCCCAGCATTACCGCTATTATTAGTTATTTTAATAATACTGAAATTCAATATGATAAATTAATGAAAAATAATGAACTTTTTAAAAAAGCAACAGAAAGAGGAAAAATTATTCATGAGTTTATTTCACGGATTTTATATGATGCAATTTTCCAAACAGAAAATAGAAAAGATTATAAAACAATTATTAAAAATAGTAAAAAAATATCAACAATAAAAGAAAGTTTAAAAATAATTGAGTTATTCTATAATTTTTTTAATAGAATAAAAAACGATTTTATTAAATCAATTATTATGTTTGAAATACCCTTATCAGACGGAAAAGTGTGTGGCACTCCCGATTTAATTTATTATGAAAATAACAAAGCTATTGTTGTTGATTTTAAAACTTGAAAATACTTTAATGCTGAAAAAATTAATAAAGCAAAAATACAAATTACAGCATATAATTATTTACTTGAAAAAAATAATATTTTTACTAGTAATATTGGTGAAATTTGAATAATTAACGAAAATGGTGTTAATATAAATCGTTTCAATATTACCAATCAATTAAAGTTAGAGTGACAAGAAATAATGCATACATTTTTAAAAAATAATTCTAATAAGGAGAAAAGAAACTATGAAAATTAA
- a CDS encoding single-stranded DNA-binding protein: MNQFIAIGRTTKDIEIKRTQSGKEYAMFQLAVTRPHSTQKETDFIPCQVWNKQASVLQQYCQKGSQIAITGILQSFKDKENKIQWTVRVYSCQFLQTNNNLKNSTPPITPTKINQTQSATRNIRLEEIESNKSFENNDDAILWD; the protein is encoded by the coding sequence ATGAATCAATTTATTGCCATTGGTAGAACAACAAAAGATATTGAAATTAAAAGAACACAAAGTGGTAAAGAATATGCCATGTTTCAATTAGCAGTAACAAGACCACATTCAACTCAAAAAGAAACTGATTTTATTCCTTGTCAAGTTTGAAATAAACAAGCAAGTGTATTACAACAATATTGTCAAAAAGGTAGTCAAATTGCAATTACAGGTATTTTACAGTCTTTTAAAGACAAAGAAAATAAAATACAGTGAACAGTAAGAGTTTATAGTTGTCAATTTTTACAAACTAATAATAATTTAAAAAATAGTACACCTCCCATAACACCCACAAAAATAAATCAGACCCAATCAGCAACAAGAAATATTCGTTTAGAAGAAATAGAATCAAATAAATCATTTGAAAATAATGATGATGCTATTTTATGAGATTAA
- a CDS encoding recombinase RecT encodes MNNKIELILNNSKVNNWINEKLTNQKEINLFRKNILTIYNNNPNLFDKEKINLMSVLSACVKAMLLDLPLDPNLGYAYIVPYNGKGQLQIGYKGYIQLAIRTGKYLTINAIEVKQGELLNFDELEQEYNFKWITNENERTKKETIGYVAFFKLLNGYKKTLYWSKEKCENHFKTYSKNYQTYGKFTAGSYEGMALKTVLTQLLRKWGIMSVEMQEAYQHDQAIIINNSKEFSDNPNIKNKEDKNVIELNNKKDELNLNLEQEFSINEINDDEEIAKTVDEMFSD; translated from the coding sequence ATGAATAATAAAATTGAATTAATATTAAATAATTCAAAAGTTAATAATTGAATTAATGAAAAATTAACAAATCAGAAAGAAATTAATTTATTTCGTAAAAATATCTTAACAATTTATAATAATAATCCCAATTTATTTGATAAAGAAAAAATAAATTTAATGAGTGTTTTATCTGCTTGTGTAAAAGCAATGTTATTAGATTTACCGTTAGACCCTAACTTAGGATATGCCTATATTGTTCCATATAATGGAAAAGGACAGTTGCAAATTGGTTATAAGGGTTATATTCAGTTAGCAATCCGAACAGGAAAATATTTAACAATAAACGCAATAGAAGTAAAACAAGGTGAATTATTAAATTTTGATGAATTAGAACAAGAATACAATTTTAAATGAATAACCAACGAAAATGAACGAACAAAAAAAGAAACAATCGGATATGTTGCATTTTTTAAACTACTAAATGGTTATAAAAAAACTTTATATTGAAGTAAAGAAAAATGCGAAAATCATTTTAAAACATATTCTAAGAATTATCAAACTTACGGAAAATTTACGGCTGGAAGTTATGAGGGGATGGCACTTAAAACAGTATTAACCCAACTTTTAAGAAAATGAGGTATTATGTCAGTTGAAATGCAAGAAGCCTATCAACATGATCAAGCAATAATTATTAATAACAGCAAAGAGTTTAGTGATAATCCTAACATAAAAAATAAAGAAGATAAGAATGTTATTGAATTAAATAACAAAAAAGATGAATTAAATCTAAATTTAGAACAAGAATTTAGCATTAATGAAATAAATGATGATGAAGAAATTGCTAAAACTGTTGATGAAATGTTTTCTGATTAA
- a CDS encoding HNH endonuclease, producing the protein MKCFLIKKMKNNWKDYDKNRPIRHKFYRNKKWVKIRNDYFNSKMGICERCYQKGYIVNGVIVHHKEYITDQDFINWNIDKLFAWKNLELLCMKCHNKEHKTEKGYRDNVIIDEKTGKVKIIDKEE; encoded by the coding sequence ATGAAATGTTTTCTGATTAAGAAAATGAAAAATAATTGAAAAGATTATGATAAAAATCGTCCAATTAGACATAAATTTTATCGCAATAAAAAATGAGTAAAAATAAGAAACGATTATTTTAATAGCAAAATGGGAATATGTGAACGATGTTATCAAAAAGGATATATAGTTAATGGCGTTATTGTTCACCACAAAGAATATATTACCGATCAAGATTTTATTAATTGAAACATTGATAAACTTTTTGCATGAAAAAATTTAGAACTATTATGTATGAAATGCCACAATAAAGAACACAAAACCGAAAAAGGATATCGCGATAATGTCATAATTGACGAAAAAACTGGCAAAGTAAAAATAATAGATAAAGAAGAATAA
- a CDS encoding AAA family ATPase, translating to MDKYNPLNIENEKKYKPKIITYIKNYDKLDNFIFKIEQINNLKFSENEKFITFTRKYNEGTLWENNEFDYEGNPTFINKIKREIYEKYENYWPKSFLTVNKDLNDEKILISFKENITHQDTKPKVLNKLNKEMSLKAKQKLADEMHRAIDFIYILDKFNKLNFDIYKNNDLDISSATEDISFPLNEITKIYLENKNPDNKYLKLFCDFFGGKEFAEQINKFINLSNITERDKQIRNNFKKVIENNTNEKIKNIFLNIFSINKLFLLLKIRLENDYLELCVEDQNNSRLFGGQSPKEQSQGYKQIFYLIAILEGIKLIDENKKELIPIPTVVLFDEPDKNIHYSIQKELSKYLIKYINENKNILIVIATHSGFLLSEEKEENNIIITKLLENGQTEIKEYDEVKKMIILILIIQFFLLIPFI from the coding sequence ATGGATAAATATAACCCATTAAATATTGAAAATGAAAAAAAATATAAACCTAAAATAATAACTTATATTAAAAATTATGATAAATTGGATAATTTTATTTTTAAAATAGAACAAATTAATAATTTAAAATTTAGTGAAAATGAAAAATTTATAACTTTTACCAGAAAATATAATGAGGGTACATTATGGGAAAACAATGAATTTGATTATGAAGGTAATCCTACTTTTATAAATAAAATTAAAAGAGAAATTTATGAAAAATATGAAAATTATTGACCAAAAAGTTTTTTAACTGTAAATAAAGATTTAAATGATGAAAAAATATTAATTTCTTTCAAAGAAAATATTACTCATCAAGATACTAAACCAAAAGTATTAAATAAATTAAATAAAGAAATGAGTCTAAAAGCAAAACAAAAGTTGGCCGATGAAATGCATCGAGCAATAGATTTTATTTATATTTTAGATAAATTTAATAAACTTAATTTTGATATTTATAAAAATAATGATCTTGATATTTCTTCTGCAACAGAAGATATTTCTTTTCCTTTAAATGAAATAACAAAAATATATTTAGAAAATAAAAATCCAGATAATAAATATTTAAAATTATTTTGTGATTTCTTTGGAGGAAAAGAATTTGCGGAACAAATTAATAAATTTATTAATTTGAGTAATATAACAGAACGCGATAAACAAATTCGTAATAATTTTAAAAAAGTAATAGAGAATAATACTAATGAAAAAATTAAAAATATTTTTTTAAATATATTTTCAATTAATAAATTATTTTTATTACTAAAAATAAGATTAGAAAATGATTATTTAGAGTTATGTGTGGAAGATCAAAATAATTCTAGATTATTTGGTGGACAATCACCAAAAGAACAGAGTCAGGGATATAAACAAATTTTTTATTTAATAGCTATTTTAGAAGGAATAAAATTAATTGACGAAAACAAAAAAGAATTAATTCCAATTCCAACAGTTGTTTTATTTGATGAACCCGATAAAAATATTCATTATTCTATTCAAAAAGAATTATCAAAATATTTAATAAAATATATTAACGAAAATAAAAATATTTTAATAGTTATTGCTACACACTCGGGATTTTTACTTTCTGAAGAAAAAGAAGAAAATAATATAATTATTACTAAATTATTAGAAAATGGTCAAACAGAAATTAAAGAATATGATGAAGTAAAAAAGATGATAATATTGATTTTGATAATTCAATTTTTCCTATTAATTCCTTTTATTTAA
- a CDS encoding terminase large subunit, with protein MQANNEKTNLELYYEWINKNSNKNKVGIKIKKIVSTLVKELKSNKDYYFNHKEANKTISFIEKSCFHTTGEYNKQNFKLELWQKAFLEALYGFYDKKTNLRRFKEALLIVGRGNGKTALASAIALKSLILDNEANAELYSIATKRDQAKRVYEEMRRMIFINPNLNKILKVKRDKIEFIHNNSFFQPLSSETKTLDGLNPYFVVLDEVAMMEKRDIYDVMRTATAKRKDYLMLLITTNGSIRENIFDERYSYAEKVLENTIKDNKFLPWIYELDERNEWKNFNNLYKANPNLGISKYIDNFKAEWQEALITPTQQPNFLIKHCNLKSNLDSALFSRLDLETKNNKIINTDEYLIKNRICTIGIDLSKTNDLSAVVFLIPNLDTNEFILISQFFMPEARIIEKTTEDKIPYKLYQEQGILTLCKGEEINISEIVNYIINIMKKYNLICYGIGYDTFNSYLLKQHLDNVGFYLINNLIRFGVRTISPIIKALKLEFDDNKFVFNQNPLLKLHFNNVDVLIDEEKENMMPIKRSKNKRIDGFIALLFAYKIFRDNKDRIYIELYKIYSQK; from the coding sequence ATGCAAGCAAATAATGAAAAAACAAATTTAGAACTATATTATGAATGAATAAATAAAAACTCCAATAAAAATAAAGTTGGAATAAAAATTAAAAAAATTGTTTCCACATTAGTAAAAGAATTAAAATCAAATAAAGATTATTATTTTAATCACAAAGAAGCAAATAAAACAATTAGCTTTATTGAAAAATCTTGCTTTCATACAACTGGAGAATATAATAAACAAAATTTTAAATTAGAATTATGGCAAAAAGCATTTTTAGAAGCATTATATGGTTTTTATGATAAAAAAACAAATTTAAGAAGATTTAAAGAAGCACTCTTAATTGTCGGAAGAGGAAATGGAAAAACCGCCCTTGCTTCTGCAATCGCTTTAAAAAGTTTAATTTTAGATAATGAAGCAAATGCCGAACTTTATTCTATTGCAACCAAACGAGATCAAGCAAAAAGAGTTTATGAAGAAATGCGAAGAATGATTTTTATTAATCCTAACTTAAATAAAATTTTAAAAGTTAAGCGAGATAAAATAGAATTCATACATAATAATTCTTTTTTTCAACCACTATCATCAGAAACAAAAACATTAGATGGTTTAAATCCCTATTTTGTTGTTTTAGATGAAGTAGCAATGATGGAGAAGCGTGATATTTATGATGTTATGCGAACAGCAACCGCAAAAAGAAAAGATTATTTAATGTTATTAATAACAACGAATGGATCTATCAGAGAAAATATTTTTGATGAAAGATATTCATATGCTGAAAAAGTTTTAGAAAATACAATAAAAGATAATAAATTTTTACCTTGAATTTATGAACTTGATGAAAGAAATGAATGAAAAAATTTTAACAATCTTTATAAAGCTAATCCAAATTTAGGTATTTCTAAATATATTGATAATTTTAAAGCTGAATGACAAGAAGCATTAATTACGCCAACTCAACAACCAAATTTTTTAATTAAACATTGTAATTTAAAGAGTAATTTAGATAGCGCTCTTTTTAGTCGATTGGATTTAGAAACGAAAAATAATAAAATTATTAATACTGATGAATACTTAATAAAAAATAGGATTTGCACCATTGGAATTGATTTATCAAAAACAAACGATCTAAGTGCAGTTGTATTTTTAATCCCAAATTTAGACACAAATGAATTTATATTAATATCGCAATTTTTTATGCCAGAAGCAAGAATAATTGAAAAAACAACAGAAGATAAAATCCCATATAAACTGTACCAAGAACAAGGAATATTAACATTATGCAAAGGAGAAGAAATCAATATTAGTGAAATTGTTAATTATATTATAAATATAATGAAAAAATATAATTTAATTTGTTATGGTATAGGATATGATACTTTTAACTCTTATCTTTTAAAACAACATTTAGATAATGTGGGGTTTTATCTCATAAATAATTTAATTAGATTTGGAGTAAGAACAATTAGTCCAATTATAAAAGCACTTAAATTAGAATTTGATGACAATAAATTTGTCTTTAATCAAAACCCATTATTAAAATTACATTTTAATAATGTTGATGTTCTTATTGATGAAGAAAAAGAAAATATGATGCCAATTAAAAGATCAAAAAACAAACGAATTGACGGTTTTATTGCCCTTTTATTTGCTTATAAAATCTTTCGTGATAACAAAGACCGAATTTATATTGAATTATATAAAATATATTCTCAAAAATAA
- a CDS encoding phage portal protein, whose protein sequence is MFWYKKNKDNNNVNKTPKNSQVDIVKFEWKDFFTNFQNNYQIDVIKSTINRIATDIAQVSVNTYRQNEKIKKSNFDYLLNLRPNNLMSSYDFYYKIITNLFLQGNVFIKIEKDINDKIISLIPIEYSTIELLSKDDELFIRFYQNNNAFEILPYSQIIHLRKFYNKNFLGDNPNNSLEPSKRILEEMTNSIINNFKETNSLMGIITTNMPLGPTGAPTQFNQERSQMLPVLPVEDINFKNTNFSNKRVAYLSYGQDFKKIDSNISKFSKEQNEYSENLIYKFFNIAPEIVKGTYNSEQFLSYLSTVIHPVLRQLEKEFTFKIFTKKELELGQYFEFVLDSRLIILNLSNSLKGVELGAINPNEIRKLLFGLDPYEGGDTFLNWNYGKVDNEKNGENNGQQ, encoded by the coding sequence ATGTTTTGATATAAAAAAAATAAAGATAATAATAATGTAAATAAAACGCCTAAAAATTCTCAAGTTGATATTGTTAAGTTTGAATGAAAAGACTTTTTTACTAATTTTCAGAATAATTATCAAATTGATGTAATTAAAAGCACAATTAATCGGATTGCTACTGATATAGCACAAGTATCAGTTAATACATATCGCCAAAATGAAAAAATAAAAAAATCTAATTTTGATTATTTATTAAATTTGAGACCAAACAATTTAATGAGTAGTTATGATTTTTATTATAAGATAATTACTAATTTATTTTTGCAAGGGAATGTTTTTATTAAAATAGAAAAAGATATTAATGATAAAATTATTTCTTTAATTCCAATCGAATACAGTACTATTGAATTATTGTCTAAGGATGATGAATTATTTATAAGATTTTATCAAAATAATAATGCATTTGAGATATTACCGTATTCTCAAATAATTCATCTACGGAAATTTTATAATAAAAATTTCTTAGGGGATAATCCTAATAATTCGCTTGAACCAAGTAAAAGAATATTAGAAGAAATGACAAACTCTATTATTAACAATTTTAAAGAAACAAATTCTTTAATGGGGATAATTACCACAAATATGCCACTGGGGCCAACTGGTGCTCCTACGCAGTTTAACCAAGAGAGATCCCAAATGTTGCCAGTTTTACCAGTTGAAGATATTAATTTTAAAAATACCAATTTTAGTAATAAAAGAGTTGCGTATTTATCTTATGGACAAGATTTTAAAAAAATTGATAGTAATATATCAAAATTTAGTAAAGAACAAAATGAATATTCTGAAAATTTAATTTATAAATTTTTTAATATAGCACCTGAGATTGTTAAAGGAACTTATAATTCAGAACAATTTTTAAGTTACTTATCTACTGTAATTCATCCAGTTTTAAGACAATTAGAAAAAGAATTTACCTTTAAAATTTTTACTAAAAAAGAATTAGAATTAGGGCAATATTTCGAGTTTGTATTAGATAGTAGATTAATAATATTAAACTTATCAAATAGTTTAAAAGGTGTTGAACTTGGTGCAATAAACCCAAATGAAATAAGAAAATTATTATTTGGTTTAGATCCTTATGAGGGAGGAGATACCTTTTTAAATTGAAATTATGGAAAAGTAGATAATGAAAAAAATGGAGAAAACAATGGACAACAATAA
- a CDS encoding phage major capsid protein, translated as MEKTMDNNKIINNEITKKIDFNIKKIKEIKEDKFSTNEIIGIANKYDVVDYHNDITDYKSFENDLKNGKTVPVFLSHNHEKILGVADLENRKDGLWAKIKIYTNTNYGKETYEIAKQMQKDNRPMQLSIGYRILKSEPTEINGQVVRYLKQIEVDEISLVPLGANPQSKIQEIKNIKGEKNMEKVNLKELNDKIIDSNNELEEKKEQLENMELKKNNLSNKELQEQKELLTAIKKLNEEITETQKIRNEYLEKNIKNIENGNSTILQTLRGTEQMEIKTIYNQKDILDTREYKNAWLKNMQRQQLTPQEAKFLQVGTNPTGNEDASPLVPTTIWKNILNEIKLTSNLINEVTILEHRGKLDIAYEKDSTAAKFVTEGEEIKGSTGSDSIKFDGHIIATSLEFSETTRFMTIEDFEAFVIRVITNRIKEGIEQSLATGTGKGQPTGILSDTSIKSVKIKELNYDAIIEMIKSLKLGYSNGAKFVMNNETFWTIQNIKDKNDRPIWNHNISSDGVTNKILGYDVVLTDTYPTFSKTNKNNCISFGKLNTYYVNFQEPLTLRYSEHIGIKKLLHTYVGAAILDGKVVEKNAFVNFQPE; from the coding sequence ATGGAGAAAACAATGGACAACAATAAAATTATTAATAATGAAATTACCAAAAAAATTGATTTTAATATAAAAAAAATTAAAGAAATAAAAGAAGATAAATTTAGCACAAATGAAATTATCGGAATAGCAAATAAATATGATGTAGTTGATTATCACAATGACATTACTGACTATAAAAGTTTTGAAAATGATTTAAAAAATGGTAAAACTGTGCCAGTATTTTTATCTCATAATCACGAAAAAATTTTAGGAGTTGCAGATTTAGAAAACCGCAAAGACGGATTATGAGCAAAAATTAAAATATATACTAATACTAATTACGGAAAAGAAACTTACGAAATTGCTAAACAAATGCAAAAAGATAATAGACCAATGCAGTTAAGCATAGGTTATCGTATTTTAAAATCAGAACCAACAGAAATAAATGGCCAAGTTGTTCGTTATTTAAAACAAATTGAAGTTGACGAAATTTCTTTGGTTCCATTAGGGGCAAATCCACAGAGTAAAATACAAGAAATTAAAAATATCAAAGGAGAAAAAAATATGGAAAAAGTAAATTTAAAAGAATTAAATGACAAAATTATTGATTCCAATAATGAATTAGAAGAAAAAAAAGAACAATTAGAAAATATGGAATTAAAGAAAAATAATTTATCTAATAAAGAATTGCAAGAACAAAAAGAGTTATTAACTGCAATTAAAAAATTAAATGAAGAAATTACAGAAACTCAAAAAATAAGAAATGAATATTTAGAAAAAAATATTAAAAATATTGAAAACGGAAATAGCACAATTTTACAAACATTAAGGGGAACAGAACAAATGGAAATTAAAACTATCTATAATCAAAAAGATATTTTAGATACAAGAGAATATAAAAATGCATGATTAAAAAATATGCAAAGACAACAATTAACACCACAAGAAGCAAAATTTTTACAAGTTGGAACAAATCCAACTGGAAATGAAGATGCGAGTCCGCTTGTACCTACTACAATATGAAAAAACATCTTAAATGAAATTAAATTAACTTCTAATTTAATTAATGAAGTAACTATTTTAGAACACCGAGGAAAATTAGATATTGCGTATGAAAAAGATTCAACAGCAGCTAAATTTGTCACAGAGGGTGAAGAAATAAAAGGAAGTACAGGATCAGATAGTATTAAATTTGATGGTCACATTATTGCCACTTCGCTTGAATTTTCAGAAACTACAAGATTTATGACAATTGAAGATTTTGAAGCTTTTGTAATTAGAGTAATTACAAACAGAATTAAAGAGGGCATTGAACAATCACTTGCTACTGGAACTGGAAAAGGTCAACCAACTGGAATATTATCAGATACAAGCATTAAAAGTGTAAAAATTAAAGAATTAAATTACGATGCTATTATTGAAATGATTAAATCATTAAAATTAGGATATTCAAATGGTGCTAAATTTGTAATGAATAACGAAACATTCTGAACTATTCAAAATATTAAAGATAAAAATGATCGCCCTATTTGAAACCACAATATAAGTTCAGATGGAGTTACTAATAAAATCTTAGGTTATGATGTTGTTTTAACAGACACATATCCTACATTTTCTAAAACAAATAAAAATAATTGCATTTCTTTTGG